Proteins encoded in a region of the Pseudomonas shahriarae genome:
- a CDS encoding RNA polymerase sigma factor, producing the protein MSLSRFNQVFLTQRVVLLRTLQRMVNNHSTAEDLLQETYLRVTRALSERPIDHLEPFVFQTARNLALDHLRARRIQSRTLQEDVPLDVLQSVASPVTTPEDAAHAEQLLEHLSVSLGQLSARQQQIFILSRLHGCSYQEIADQLQVSLSTVQKELKLIMAICIGVAERLDHP; encoded by the coding sequence GTGAGCCTATCTCGCTTCAATCAAGTCTTCCTCACCCAACGGGTGGTGCTACTGCGCACCTTGCAGCGGATGGTGAATAACCACAGCACCGCCGAGGACCTGTTGCAGGAAACCTACCTGCGCGTCACCCGGGCGCTCAGCGAGCGACCGATTGATCACCTCGAACCTTTCGTGTTCCAGACCGCACGCAACCTGGCCCTCGACCATCTGCGCGCGCGTCGGATCCAGTCCCGCACCTTGCAGGAAGATGTCCCATTGGATGTCCTGCAAAGCGTCGCCTCCCCGGTCACGACGCCCGAAGATGCCGCCCACGCCGAGCAATTGCTGGAGCACCTGAGTGTCAGCCTCGGACAGTTGAGCGCCCGCCAGCAGCAGATTTTTATCCTCAGCCGCCTGCACGGCTGCAGCTATCAGGAGATTGCCGACCAGTTGCAGGTGTCCTTGAGCACCGTGCAAAAGGAACTGAAATTGATCATGGCCATCTGCATAGGTGTGGCCGAACGACTCGATCACCCTTAA
- a CDS encoding FecR family protein, which yields MTDPNKLRPHELAHEVLQHAAMDQALDWLIALQCPQPGQQAEFQAWLTADPSHAQAFAKAQAAWGGAPVHSAAVALNAPRKPSAWRRIKPHWKPLATAAVLLLGLFSFSNLPVRLQADHLTVVGERQRLQLDDGSKVLLNTNSAFSSTIDEHQRIARLYQGEAFFEVAANRGLPLQIDAGPVRASVSDTAFAVRYLNGEAQVQVQRGDVDLSTPFGNNRVRLSAGESIRVGPEGFGQPSKLDATKELAWVQGRLVFENCPMSEVLAELRRYYPGWIVNTNEQLASVAVTGNYRLDQPLDVVRSLAHITSARLSEFPALVILN from the coding sequence GTGACGGACCCGAACAAACTGCGCCCCCATGAGCTGGCTCATGAGGTGTTGCAACATGCGGCCATGGACCAAGCCCTCGACTGGCTGATCGCTTTGCAATGCCCGCAGCCAGGCCAGCAGGCCGAGTTCCAGGCCTGGCTCACCGCCGACCCGAGTCACGCCCAAGCCTTTGCCAAAGCCCAGGCCGCCTGGGGCGGTGCGCCGGTACACAGCGCCGCCGTGGCCCTCAATGCACCGCGCAAGCCCAGCGCCTGGCGGCGCATCAAGCCGCACTGGAAGCCCTTGGCCACGGCGGCGGTGTTGCTGCTCGGGCTGTTCAGCTTCAGCAACCTGCCGGTGCGCCTGCAGGCCGACCATTTGACCGTGGTCGGCGAGCGCCAGCGCCTGCAGCTGGATGACGGCTCCAAGGTGCTGCTCAATACCAATTCGGCGTTTTCCAGCACCATCGACGAACATCAGCGCATCGCCCGCCTGTACCAGGGCGAGGCGTTTTTCGAAGTCGCGGCCAACCGTGGCCTGCCCCTGCAAATCGACGCCGGCCCAGTGCGCGCCAGTGTCAGCGATACGGCATTCGCTGTGCGTTATCTCAACGGTGAGGCCCAGGTTCAGGTGCAACGCGGAGACGTTGACCTGAGTACCCCCTTCGGCAACAACCGGGTGCGCCTGAGTGCCGGCGAAAGCATCCGCGTCGGCCCCGAGGGCTTCGGCCAACCCTCCAAACTCGATGCGACCAAGGAGCTGGCGTGGGTCCAGGGCCGACTGGTCTTTGAAAACTGCCCGATGAGTGAAGTGCTGGCAGAGCTGCGGCGCTATTACCCGGGCTGGATCGTCAACACCAACGAGCAACTGGCCAGCGTCGCGGTGACCGGTAATTACCGCCTGGACCAGCCCCTGGACGTGGTGCGCTCCCTGGCGCATATCACCTCGGCCAGGCTATCGGAGTTCCCCGCGCTAGTCATTCTCAATTGA
- a CDS encoding imelysin family protein, whose amino-acid sequence MFRPKLLFTSLAALALGACSPQDPQAVTSAAIAKQVILPTYSRWVEADRQLAVSALAYCQGKESLETARADFLHAQKAWAELQPLLIGPLAEGNRAWQVQFWPDKKNLVGRQVEQLATAQPQIDAAALAKSSVVVQGLSAYEYILYDAKTDIANDAQKARYCPLLMAIGERQKQLAEEILASWNSTDGMLAQMTKFPNQRYADSHEAIAELLRVQVTALDTLKKKLGTPMGRLSKGIPQPFQADAWRSQSSLQGLRASLAAAQTVWVGVDNKGLRGLLPADQKPLAEKIDAAYAAALKLFDSNQRSLNELLADDAGREQLNAIYDSLNVVHRLHEGELAKALGIQLGFNANDGD is encoded by the coding sequence ATGTTCCGTCCCAAGTTGTTGTTCACCAGCCTGGCCGCCCTGGCCCTTGGCGCCTGCTCGCCGCAGGATCCGCAAGCGGTCACCTCGGCAGCCATCGCCAAGCAAGTGATCCTGCCGACCTACAGCCGCTGGGTCGAAGCTGACCGGCAGTTGGCCGTCAGCGCCCTGGCTTACTGCCAAGGCAAGGAATCCCTGGAGACCGCCCGCGCCGACTTCCTCCACGCGCAAAAAGCCTGGGCCGAGTTGCAACCGCTGCTGATCGGCCCGCTGGCTGAAGGCAATCGCGCCTGGCAGGTGCAGTTCTGGCCCGACAAGAAAAACCTCGTCGGCCGCCAGGTCGAGCAACTGGCCACTGCCCAGCCACAGATCGACGCCGCCGCCCTGGCCAAGTCCAGCGTGGTAGTGCAAGGCCTGTCGGCCTACGAATACATCCTGTATGACGCCAAGACCGACATCGCCAACGACGCCCAGAAAGCCCGCTACTGCCCGCTGCTGATGGCCATCGGCGAGCGCCAGAAGCAATTGGCCGAAGAAATTCTGGCCAGCTGGAACAGCACCGACGGCATGCTCGCGCAGATGACCAAGTTTCCTAACCAGCGCTACGCCGATTCCCACGAAGCCATCGCCGAACTGCTGCGCGTGCAGGTCACGGCCCTGGATACCCTGAAGAAAAAACTCGGCACGCCGATGGGTCGCCTGTCCAAGGGTATCCCGCAGCCATTCCAGGCCGATGCGTGGCGCAGCCAGTCGTCCCTGCAAGGCTTGCGAGCCAGCCTCGCGGCGGCCCAGACCGTGTGGGTCGGGGTCGACAACAAAGGCCTGCGCGGCCTGCTGCCTGCCGACCAGAAACCTCTGGCCGAAAAGATCGACGCCGCCTACGCCGCCGCCCTGAAGCTGTTCGACAGCAACCAGCGTTCGCTCAATGAACTGCTGGCCGACGACGCCGGGCGCGAGCAACTCAACGCTATCTACGACAGCCTCAACGTGGTCCACCGCCTGCATGAAGGCGAACTGGCCAAGGCGCTGGGCATCCAACTGGGCTTCAATGCCAACGACGGTGACTGA
- a CDS encoding nitroreductase family protein: MQALDALLNRVSVPRLLEPAPTAEQREVLFAAAMRAPDHGQLRPWRFLTVEGAAREQMGTLLAEAARLQDPEAPQAVIDKAQNGPLRAPLVVVVIARLQEHFKVPKSEQLLAAACAAHGILLAAYAQGIGAVWRTGDLSYSAHVAKGLGLSAGEEVIGFLYLGTAQNPPRTAAKEDITAFVSAWTGV, encoded by the coding sequence ATGCAGGCTCTCGACGCTTTGCTCAACCGTGTTTCCGTACCGCGCCTGCTGGAACCGGCCCCTACTGCCGAGCAGCGCGAAGTGCTGTTCGCGGCAGCCATGCGTGCGCCGGACCACGGCCAACTGCGGCCGTGGCGCTTCCTCACCGTGGAAGGCGCAGCCCGCGAGCAAATGGGCACCCTGCTGGCCGAAGCGGCCCGCCTGCAAGACCCCGAGGCCCCGCAAGCGGTGATCGACAAGGCGCAGAATGGCCCGTTGCGTGCGCCGTTGGTGGTGGTGGTGATTGCCCGTCTGCAGGAGCACTTCAAGGTGCCCAAGTCCGAGCAATTGCTGGCGGCGGCCTGTGCGGCCCACGGTATTTTGCTGGCGGCGTATGCCCAGGGCATTGGTGCGGTGTGGCGGACCGGGGATTTGTCGTATTCGGCGCATGTGGCCAAGGGGTTGGGGCTGAGTGCGGGTGAGGAAGTGATTGGCTTCCTTTATTTGGGCACTGCGCAAAACCCGCCGCGGACGGCGGCGAAAGAAGACATCACGGCGTTTGTCAGCGCCTGGACCGGTGTTTGA
- a CDS encoding YbaN family protein produces MTAPAPSSSKLARILFGLLAYVSLGIGLIAIVIPGLPTTEFILLAAWAATKSSPRLSAWLENHRLFGPILFNWRNGKIIARRAKVSATMSMLLCAGLMLVMLDHGWPIYLAIAGMCLGNLWIWSRPERLARPPA; encoded by the coding sequence ATGACAGCCCCCGCCCCCTCCTCCTCCAAGCTCGCCCGAATCCTGTTCGGCCTGCTGGCCTATGTCAGCCTGGGGATCGGCTTGATCGCAATTGTCATACCGGGCCTGCCCACCACCGAATTCATCCTGCTGGCCGCCTGGGCTGCCACCAAGAGCTCGCCGCGCCTGAGCGCGTGGCTGGAAAACCACCGGCTGTTCGGGCCGATCCTGTTCAACTGGCGCAACGGCAAGATCATCGCGCGCCGGGCCAAGGTCAGCGCCACCATGAGCATGCTGCTGTGTGCCGGCCTGATGCTGGTGATGCTCGATCACGGGTGGCCGATCTACCTGGCGATCGCCGGCATGTGCCTGGGCAACCTGTGGATCTGGTCACGCCCCGAGCGCCTGGCGCGACCCCCCGCCTGA
- a CDS encoding TonB-dependent receptor, translating to MSSRFNRRSSSPTLCLLAAAILLAGSPVLTAAAAEPAARSHANYTFSIEQQSLVSALNAFTAVTGWQIGLPAELGQGVSSPGARGSLTPEKALDRLLVGTNLNYRKLGNNNIVLEKRTPGSAITLQQMTISATRQEQAVDSVPSTVTVHEREELDRQNVNTIRELVRYEPGVSVGGAGTRSGNTGYNIRGIDGDRILTQVDGVEVPDNFFNGPYAKTRRNYVDPEIVKRVEIIRGPASALYGSSAIGGAVSYFTLDPDDIIKPGQDVGARLKTGYSSADESWLTSGTVAGRVQDFDGLLHLSQRNGHEMESHNGNNATGLARTGANPEDVRTTNVLAKLGWNYGEDNRLGLTYEKYKDDRDINQKSAVGGIFLEGQGTNMYRDRRGNDTITRERFGLENKFSLDSPIADHIKTSLNYQIAKTDQATSEIYQAGRRVLRTRDTLYEEKQWVFDAQLDKAFVIGDTDHLLTYGTTIKQQKVTGSREGAATCLAVGAGCTAIGAPSPTPADSVKKASDFPDPTINSYALFAQDQISWNDWTFLPSLRYDYTQLKPKLTEAFLNTTDPDRKYPHDDSNKTWHRFSPKLGVTYALTEQYTWFGQYAEGFRTPSAKALYGRFENLGEGYVVEPNSNLKPETSKSYETGIRGNFDSGNFDVAVFYNKYRDFIDEDNAALSPTGTIFQPGNIKRATIKGMEVKGRLNLDAFGAPQGLYSKGAIAYAHGRNDETGQPLNSVNPLKGVFGLGYDQDTYGALVSWTLVKKQNRVDSATFFTPTGIKANGPFKTPGFGIVDLTGFYKVTDELTVNGGLYNLTDKKYWNWDDVRSYDGVGEAGVTSPASLDRLTQPGRNFAINLIWDI from the coding sequence ATGTCCTCTCGTTTCAACCGCCGGTCCTCTTCGCCCACGCTTTGCCTGCTGGCCGCCGCGATCCTGTTGGCAGGCAGCCCGGTCCTGACGGCCGCTGCCGCCGAACCCGCTGCGCGCAGCCACGCCAATTACACCTTCAGCATCGAGCAGCAATCCCTGGTGTCGGCGCTCAACGCCTTTACCGCCGTCACCGGCTGGCAGATCGGCCTGCCCGCCGAACTGGGCCAAGGGGTTTCCTCCCCCGGCGCACGGGGCTCACTGACACCGGAAAAAGCCCTGGATCGGCTGTTGGTGGGGACCAACCTGAACTACCGCAAACTGGGTAACAACAACATCGTCCTGGAAAAGCGCACGCCGGGCAGTGCTATCACCCTGCAGCAAATGACCATCAGCGCCACCCGCCAGGAACAAGCGGTAGACAGCGTGCCCAGCACCGTCACCGTGCATGAGCGCGAGGAGCTGGACCGCCAGAACGTCAACACCATCCGCGAACTGGTGCGCTACGAACCGGGCGTCTCGGTCGGTGGCGCGGGCACCCGCTCCGGTAACACCGGCTACAACATTCGCGGGATCGACGGCGACCGCATCCTCACCCAGGTCGACGGTGTAGAGGTGCCGGACAACTTCTTCAACGGCCCGTACGCCAAGACCCGGCGCAACTATGTCGACCCGGAAATCGTCAAGCGCGTGGAAATCATCCGTGGCCCGGCCTCGGCCCTGTACGGCAGCAGCGCCATCGGCGGCGCCGTCAGCTACTTCACCCTCGATCCGGATGACATCATCAAGCCCGGCCAGGATGTGGGCGCGCGCCTGAAGACCGGCTACAGCTCGGCGGACGAAAGCTGGCTGACCTCCGGCACCGTCGCCGGCCGGGTGCAGGACTTCGACGGTTTGCTGCACCTGAGTCAGCGCAACGGCCACGAGATGGAGTCTCATAACGGCAACAACGCCACCGGCCTGGCCCGCACCGGCGCCAACCCGGAAGACGTGCGCACCACCAACGTGCTGGCCAAGCTGGGCTGGAACTACGGCGAAGACAACCGCCTGGGCCTGACCTACGAGAAGTACAAGGACGACCGCGACATCAACCAGAAAAGTGCGGTGGGCGGGATCTTCCTCGAGGGCCAGGGCACGAATATGTACCGTGACCGCCGCGGTAACGACACCATCACCCGCGAACGCTTTGGCCTGGAGAACAAGTTTTCACTCGACTCGCCGATTGCCGATCACATCAAGACCAGCCTCAACTACCAGATCGCCAAGACCGACCAGGCCACCAGCGAAATCTATCAGGCCGGCCGCCGCGTGCTGCGTACCCGCGACACCCTCTACGAAGAAAAGCAGTGGGTATTCGACGCGCAGTTGGACAAGGCCTTCGTCATCGGCGATACCGATCACCTGCTGACCTACGGCACCACGATCAAGCAGCAGAAAGTCACCGGTTCGCGCGAAGGTGCGGCGACCTGCCTGGCTGTAGGCGCGGGCTGCACTGCCATCGGCGCACCGAGCCCAACCCCTGCCGACAGCGTGAAAAAAGCCAGCGATTTCCCCGATCCGACCATCAACAGCTACGCGCTGTTTGCCCAGGATCAGATCAGCTGGAATGACTGGACCTTCCTGCCCAGCCTGCGCTACGACTACACCCAGCTCAAACCCAAGCTGACCGAAGCGTTCCTCAATACCACCGACCCGGACCGCAAGTACCCCCACGACGACTCGAACAAAACCTGGCATCGCTTCTCGCCAAAACTGGGCGTGACCTACGCACTGACCGAGCAGTACACCTGGTTTGGCCAGTACGCCGAAGGTTTCCGCACGCCATCAGCCAAAGCGCTGTATGGCCGTTTTGAAAACCTGGGCGAAGGCTATGTCGTCGAGCCCAACTCGAACCTCAAGCCGGAAACCAGCAAGAGCTACGAAACCGGAATCCGTGGCAACTTCGACTCAGGCAATTTCGACGTCGCGGTGTTCTATAACAAGTACCGTGACTTTATTGACGAGGACAACGCCGCGCTGAGCCCAACCGGTACCATCTTCCAGCCCGGCAATATCAAGCGCGCCACCATCAAGGGCATGGAGGTCAAAGGGCGCCTGAACCTGGACGCCTTCGGCGCACCGCAAGGCCTGTACAGCAAAGGCGCGATTGCCTACGCCCACGGCCGCAACGATGAAACCGGCCAGCCGCTGAACAGCGTCAACCCGCTCAAGGGTGTATTCGGCCTGGGCTACGACCAGGACACCTACGGTGCGCTGGTCAGTTGGACCCTGGTCAAGAAACAGAACCGGGTGGACAGCGCCACGTTCTTTACCCCGACCGGCATCAAGGCCAACGGCCCGTTCAAGACCCCGGGCTTTGGCATCGTCGACCTGACCGGCTTCTACAAAGTCACCGACGAGCTGACCGTCAACGGCGGCCTGTACAACCTGACCGACAAGAAATACTGGAACTGGGATGACGTGCGCAGCTACGACGGCGTGGGCGAAGCCGGCGTGACCTCGCCGGCCAGCCTGGACCGCCTGACCCAGCCAGGGCGTAACTTTGCGATCAACCTGATCTGGGACATCTGA
- a CDS encoding biliverdin-producing heme oxygenase encodes MTASTTTERASLRSQRLNQITHEPHTKLDALVKAHAPFETQANFARFVVAQYLFQSELVALYNDPELIKLVPDLAERCRADAAKLDLADLDTEVPAPVAGAVQNPSKAEALGWLFVSEGSKLGAAFLIKRAVGLGLSETFGARHLGEPAGGRAEGWKRFTRTLDSLELSAEEEAAAEKGAVDAFVRFTVLLEQAYASAPELA; translated from the coding sequence ATGACCGCTTCCACCACCACAGAACGCGCAAGCCTGCGCTCCCAGCGCCTGAACCAGATCACCCACGAGCCACACACCAAGCTCGACGCCCTGGTCAAGGCTCACGCCCCGTTTGAAACCCAGGCCAACTTCGCCCGTTTCGTGGTCGCGCAGTACCTGTTCCAGTCGGAACTGGTGGCGCTGTACAACGATCCCGAGCTGATCAAGCTGGTACCCGACCTGGCCGAGCGCTGCCGCGCCGACGCCGCCAAGCTGGACCTGGCCGACCTGGACACCGAAGTGCCTGCCCCCGTGGCCGGTGCCGTGCAGAACCCGAGCAAGGCCGAGGCCCTGGGCTGGCTGTTCGTCTCCGAAGGCTCCAAGCTGGGCGCGGCATTCCTGATCAAACGTGCCGTTGGCCTGGGCCTGAGCGAAACCTTCGGGGCCCGCCACCTCGGCGAGCCGGCCGGTGGCCGTGCCGAAGGTTGGAAGCGCTTCACCCGCACCCTCGATAGCCTGGAACTGAGCGCCGAAGAAGAAGCGGCGGCGGAAAAAGGTGCAGTGGATGCCTTTGTACGCTTCACCGTGTTGCTGGAACAGGCGTACGCTAGCGCCCCAGAACTGGCCTGA
- a CDS encoding di-heme oxidoreductase family protein, with amino-acid sequence MPRLLLRLSALLMAVSLSACDDAPPPTFTQAEPGEARSGGSTTVRKTDQNAFSLPSANLAPTRRLDFSVGNSFFRNPWVIAPATTTARDGLGPLFNTNACQNCHIKDGRGHPPAPEANNAVSMLVRLSIPDSPPYAKVIEQLGIVPEPVYGGQLQDMAVPGVVPEGKVRVDYTPVNVTFNDGTVVELRKPSLQITQLGYGPMHPDTRFSARVAPPMIGLGLLEAISDADILQNASKRPDKNGVLGRPNWVWDDAQQKTVLGRFGWKAGQPNLNQQNVHAFSGDMGLTTSLRPMDDCTDAQVACKQAPNGNGENGEQEVSDNILRLVLFYTRNLAVPARRDVNAQQVLDGKNLFFQAGCQACHTPKFTTASNAAEPELANQVIRPYSDLLLHDMGEGLADNRSEFKAGGRDWRTPPLWGIGLTQNVSGHTQFLHDGRARNLLEAVLWHGGEAQAAQQQVLSFNAQQRAALLAFLNSL; translated from the coding sequence ATGCCCCGTTTGCTTCTTCGCCTGTCTGCACTCTTGATGGCCGTGAGCCTGAGTGCCTGCGATGACGCCCCGCCGCCGACGTTTACCCAGGCCGAGCCCGGTGAAGCCCGTTCGGGGGGCAGCACCACGGTGCGCAAGACCGACCAGAATGCCTTTTCGCTGCCGTCGGCCAACCTGGCACCAACCCGCCGCCTGGACTTCAGCGTCGGCAACAGTTTTTTCCGCAATCCATGGGTGATCGCCCCGGCCACCACCACCGCCCGCGACGGGCTGGGGCCGCTGTTCAACACCAATGCTTGCCAGAACTGCCATATCAAGGACGGGCGCGGCCATCCGCCCGCGCCTGAGGCCAACAATGCGGTGTCGATGCTGGTACGCCTGTCGATCCCGGATTCGCCGCCCTATGCCAAGGTCATCGAACAGTTGGGGATCGTGCCCGAGCCGGTGTATGGCGGGCAGTTGCAGGACATGGCCGTGCCCGGTGTCGTCCCGGAAGGCAAGGTGCGGGTCGACTACACACCGGTCAACGTCACGTTCAATGACGGTACGGTGGTGGAGTTGCGCAAGCCGAGCCTGCAGATCACCCAGCTCGGCTACGGGCCGATGCACCCGGATACGCGGTTTTCCGCCCGTGTAGCACCGCCGATGATCGGCCTGGGCCTGCTCGAAGCCATCAGCGACGCGGACATCCTGCAAAACGCCAGCAAACGCCCGGACAAAAACGGCGTGCTCGGCCGCCCGAACTGGGTCTGGGACGATGCCCAGCAAAAAACCGTGCTCGGGCGCTTTGGCTGGAAAGCCGGGCAGCCGAACCTCAATCAACAAAATGTTCACGCGTTCTCTGGTGATATGGGCCTGACCACCAGCCTGCGGCCCATGGACGACTGCACCGACGCACAGGTTGCCTGTAAGCAGGCGCCCAACGGCAACGGCGAAAATGGCGAGCAGGAAGTCAGCGATAACATCCTGCGCCTGGTGCTGTTCTACACCCGGAACCTGGCCGTGCCCGCCCGACGCGACGTCAACGCGCAACAAGTGCTGGACGGCAAGAACCTGTTCTTCCAGGCCGGTTGCCAGGCATGCCACACACCGAAGTTCACCACCGCCAGCAATGCCGCCGAACCGGAGCTGGCCAACCAGGTCATCCGACCGTACAGCGATTTGCTGCTGCACGACATGGGCGAGGGCCTGGCCGATAACCGCAGCGAGTTCAAGGCCGGTGGCCGCGACTGGCGCACGCCGCCGTTGTGGGGCATTGGCCTGACGCAAAACGTCAGTGGCCACACCCAGTTCCTGCATGACGGCCGTGCCCGCAACCTGCTCGAAGCCGTGCTGTGGCACGGCGGTGAGGCCCAGGCGGCGCAGCAACAGGTGTTGTCTTTTAATGCGCAGCAGCGAGCAGCATTGCTCGCGTTCCTGAATTCTCTATAA
- a CDS encoding methyl-accepting chemotaxis protein: MFDTLSIRLKIVLLSGLCLLGVIALIVSLNIYQTNQNDQLVSASSSQMLTTSVENLLQAKAAEQAVQVQKAFGESLLVVTALADQVKDLRNMAAKRSLEAGAMREELNQQIKTAFERNTKVLGIWLSFEPNGLDGKDSEFIDDKLRASNESGRFSSYWSRAGGEGLNTIMVEADLTKTTLNLSGTPYNIWYTCPRDTRSVCLLDPYADEVAGKSMLMTTISLPLLADGKVIGVIGIDIALDALQAAANTAQKELFDGAGIMEILSSSGLIAGYSGEPDKVGKSIVDMLGGEGKEIVQLLASETRKVREQNDTIHAVYPLKPIAGAKPWGVLISLPKDVLLADSVKLQGVLDDAQARGTLQALLVGAVAGLLGLLLIWLTATGVTRPINSVAAMLKDIASGDGDLTQRLTYTKKDELGELVSWFNRFLDKLQPTIAQIKQSITEARGTADQSSEIARQTSEGMQVQFREIDQVATASNEMSATAHEVANSASNAASAARGADQSAREGMAIIERSTRDITTLAEEVSKAVTEVEALAVNSEQIGSVLEVIRSIAEQTNLLALNAAIEAARAGESGRGFAVVADEVRNLARRTQDSVEEIRLVIERIQSATRGVVTTMHSSQSQAQNNAGQIQQAVQALGKISDAVTVISDMNLQIASAAEEQSAVAEEVNRNVSAIRTVTETLTGQATESAAISSQLNALANQQMKLMDQFRV; encoded by the coding sequence ATGTTCGACACCCTCTCCATCCGCTTGAAAATCGTGCTGCTCTCCGGCCTCTGCCTGTTGGGGGTGATTGCGCTGATCGTCAGCCTGAACATCTACCAGACCAACCAGAACGACCAACTGGTCAGCGCCTCAAGTTCGCAGATGCTCACCACCAGCGTGGAAAACCTGCTCCAAGCCAAGGCCGCCGAGCAGGCGGTGCAAGTACAGAAAGCCTTCGGCGAGAGCCTGTTGGTGGTCACCGCCCTCGCCGATCAGGTCAAGGACTTGCGCAACATGGCCGCCAAGCGTTCGCTGGAAGCAGGGGCCATGCGCGAGGAGCTCAATCAGCAGATCAAGACCGCCTTCGAGCGCAACACCAAGGTGCTGGGGATCTGGTTGTCGTTTGAACCCAACGGCCTGGATGGCAAGGACAGCGAATTTATCGACGACAAGCTACGCGCCTCCAACGAATCCGGGCGTTTCTCCAGCTATTGGAGCCGGGCCGGCGGTGAAGGCTTGAACACGATCATGGTGGAAGCGGACCTGACCAAGACCACCCTCAATCTCAGCGGCACGCCCTACAACATCTGGTACACCTGCCCACGGGATACCCGCAGCGTTTGCCTGTTGGACCCGTACGCCGACGAAGTGGCCGGCAAGTCGATGCTGATGACCACCATCTCCCTGCCGCTGCTGGCCGACGGCAAGGTGATTGGGGTGATCGGCATCGACATTGCCTTGGACGCCCTGCAAGCGGCGGCCAATACCGCGCAAAAAGAGCTGTTCGACGGCGCCGGAATCATGGAAATCCTCTCCAGCAGTGGCCTGATCGCTGGCTACAGTGGCGAGCCGGACAAGGTCGGCAAGAGCATCGTCGATATGCTTGGTGGCGAAGGCAAAGAGATCGTGCAACTGCTGGCCAGTGAAACGCGCAAGGTCCGCGAGCAAAACGACACGATCCACGCGGTATATCCGCTCAAGCCGATTGCCGGTGCCAAGCCCTGGGGCGTGTTGATTTCGCTGCCCAAGGACGTGCTGCTGGCCGATTCGGTCAAGTTGCAAGGCGTGCTCGACGACGCCCAGGCCCGCGGCACACTCCAGGCGTTGCTGGTGGGCGCCGTGGCTGGCCTGCTGGGCCTGCTGCTGATATGGCTGACCGCGACGGGTGTGACTCGCCCGATCAACAGCGTGGCGGCGATGCTCAAGGATATTGCCAGCGGCGACGGCGACCTGACCCAGCGCCTGACTTATACGAAAAAAGACGAACTGGGAGAACTGGTCAGTTGGTTCAATCGCTTCCTCGACAAGCTGCAGCCGACCATCGCCCAGATCAAGCAGAGCATCACTGAAGCCCGTGGCACCGCGGATCAGTCCTCGGAAATCGCGCGCCAGACCAGCGAAGGCATGCAGGTGCAATTTCGCGAGATCGACCAGGTGGCCACCGCCTCCAACGAGATGAGCGCCACCGCCCATGAGGTGGCCAACAGCGCCTCAAATGCGGCCAGTGCAGCACGCGGCGCCGATCAATCGGCCCGTGAAGGCATGGCGATTATCGAGCGCAGTACCCGCGATATCACCACCCTCGCCGAAGAAGTCAGCAAGGCGGTGACCGAGGTCGAAGCCCTGGCGGTCAACAGTGAGCAGATCGGCTCGGTGCTGGAGGTGATCCGCAGCATTGCCGAGCAGACCAACCTGCTGGCGCTCAACGCGGCGATTGAAGCGGCACGCGCCGGGGAAAGCGGACGGGGTTTTGCGGTAGTGGCAGACGAAGTGCGCAACCTGGCGCGACGCACCCAGGACTCAGTGGAAGAAATCCGCCTGGTCATCGAACGTATCCAGAGCGCGACCCGTGGGGTAGTGACCACCATGCATTCGAGCCAGAGCCAGGCGCAGAACAACGCCGGGCAGATCCAGCAGGCGGTCCAGGCCCTGGGCAAGATCAGCGATGCGGTGACGGTGATCAGCGACATGAACCTGCAAATCGCCAGCGCTGCCGAAGAACAGAGCGCCGTGGCCGAAGAGGTCAACCGCAACGTTTCGGCGATCCGTACCGTGACCGAGACCTTGACCGGTCAGGCCACTGAATCGGCGGCGATCAGCAGCCAGTTGAATGCATTGGCCAACCAGCAGATGAAACTGATGGATCAGTTCCGGGTGTAG